Proteins encoded in a region of the Nicotiana tomentosiformis chromosome 9, ASM39032v3, whole genome shotgun sequence genome:
- the LOC138898494 gene encoding uncharacterized protein: MVDNYKQWHENLPLSLLGYRTTVRTSTGETPYILVYGTKVVIPVEVKIPSLRIIQEVELSDVEWVRSRYEQLALIDGKRMNALCHAQLYQNIMARAFNKRARPRQFTPGQLVLKRIFPHQDESKGIFSPSWQGPYMVHRVLT, from the coding sequence ATGGTggacaattacaaacaatggcacgagaatctACCATTGTCTttacttggatatcgtaccacagttcgcacatcaactggggaaaCTCCCTACATACTGGTTTATGGTACAAAAGTTGTTATTCCTGTCGAAGTAAAAATCCCTTCtctaagaattatacaagaagttgAGCTCAGCGATGTAGAATGGGTACGAAGCCgctatgaacaactagctctcattgatgggaaaagaatgaatgcactATGTCACGCTCAACTCTACCAGAACataatggcaagagctttcaacaaaagggccaggccaaggcaattcacaccggggcaattggtgctaaagcgaatctttccacatcaggatgaatCCAAGGGTATATTCTCACCCTCTtggcaaggtccctacatggttcatcgtGTACTAACATGA